The Gossypium hirsutum isolate 1008001.06 chromosome A03, Gossypium_hirsutum_v2.1, whole genome shotgun sequence genome contains the following window.
GTGTTGGAATAGGGACCGTTTTAAATTTGTTTGAGGTGCGATTAATTGTGTGATCATGGTTGAACACAGGTTTTGGAGTGCTCAAAAATTGTGGCGTATTTTTCAAAATCAGGTGTGTAAAGACGACTTTGGGAATGGAAATTGGCGAAAAGTCAGAAAATGTGAAAGTCGACGCCACAAGGGCGTGCGGCcgctcgtgtggtaggccgtgagATCAGATATGGGCGTGTGGTCGATGAGGCAGGTCATGTGCGATTCATGGGTCAGGCCGAATTGAGTCTTGTGGGCCTCATGGACGTGTgggattcacacggccaagccatttTGGGCCGTATGGGCTATACGGGCTTGTGGGCCTACATAGGCAGGTAACATAGGCCTGTGGGATCATTTTGACTGAGTgattctaaggttgcacgggtcactcgagtcgactgtggacctatggtagggtcagtaagcatacctagacccctaattgattGAAATGACTGTATATTATATATGAACAAGCACGATAATGTTCCACTGATGTAACACTGTATACCCTGATTACATTATGATTTTATGTTATAGCATGCCATTTATATATATTGTAAGGCATTGGGTTAGTGGTTTAATtgatcggaggaagtgtactgaaaggcctcgaaactaatttactggcagctcagctgcaaactactatcTAGTGTCGCATTCGGTACTtgctggagtgtagggatgggtgggttgattatatccccacagaGAGTGTAGGGTGGGACGGAGATGGactgtagaggctggctgggcaGGACTTGTATGCTGTATGATTTGTTACTgctactgtaatgggctaagtcCCAAATGCATGACTGTCTCTGTACcgaaatgggctaaagcccaaactgttATTGTCACtgttactgaaaagggcttaggcccagactgtgtttgCCTTCTGTCTTGTCGATTTATACGAGATTACACACTATGTTTTCGGaaactcacccttctgatttTACTTTACTGGTAATCCCTAGGCATAGGCGGGTTAGTGCGgtggaggactcagtggtggccataCAACATACTTTGTTCTATTTTAgtacttaaataaattttaattttattttggggaatttttctgtaataatggcctctttggatttttattttaaatttgggatttttattggtCTGTTTTATAACTGCTAGAAGTAGGGATAATTAGGTTTTCAAAAGAATCAGGCGTTCTAACAAATTTCACACAAGTATGcaacttgttttaaaagcttctatGACAAGTGACGTTTTGgaaattaagaaaattttggaTATTTAATATCATTCTGGAAGAAAATAACTTCTTGATAATAATTCACATTTTGGAAATGAATGACATGTCTTCGAAAGATAATAAAAAGAGGTTGAACAGGAAAGAGAGTTTTTAAACGACATCTTGTtttatgaaaaacacttcaatctgacattgccagattcgaccataacatccaGACcgaattttgggtgttacatttagtggtatcaggtcaggttgcaaaactcgactatggattttggttttaaaaagaaaaacttttttaaactattttttgaaTACGAGAATATTTTTAGTAAACGTGTGGTACATTGAGTCTCTGGCGCCGATTCTATAAGTCGTCTATAACTGTTATATGTTTTTGACtaaaactactataggtagtatatGCTGGGACTACTATAGATAGACTATATTGAAAACACCCAAAATAGGGTATACCGAAACTGTAGTAAAACTGATAGACATTGATTAGCACTGTGATGTACGAAACAAACTTTACACTTTTGATACTGTTctcataaaatatctattaataaacattggaactataaactgatgcataaaactgttaatacagataaaacgCAATTAGACAATGAGCACCAAAGGTACTCGCGGATGGGGTACAAGAGGATGTGGTAGAGGTCGTAGAGGTGCTCAAGCTGGGTCTTCGTCATCTGGCAATCTGCCTAATTTCAATACTAGTGAGGCATCGACTTCACCtatgactgagactgggtctcataaTTGAGCGGCTAGGCACGACACACTGTCCTAGGCTATGTTgaggattttagagagggtcgttgggcccaatactAGAGCGGGAGGCTGAGGGTCGATTACAAAACGACTCTGGTCTAATGGAGCTGAGATACGTAGGGGTGTCGCTAGGGTCACcgctaatgtggctgagtactggaaaGAGGCCATAGagagaattatggatgacttggactgcacCTCCGAGAAGAAATTAAAGGGTGTTGTATCACTACTACGTgacgaggcatatcagtggtggcttatggttaaggagggcactcagcccgatcaACTGTCCTGGGAGTTCTTCAAGACTAccttccaagggaagtatgtgggttcCAGTTATGTAGATGCTTGTAGGAGAGAGTTATTTAATTTGACTTAGGGGAATagatcagtggccgagtatgaggttgAATTTATGAGATTGAGCCGCTATGCGCGAGGTGTGGTGGTGACTGAGTACGAGAGATGTGTTAGCTTtaaggatggcctcagggataatTTGAGGGTTCTGAtggctccacagagggagcgagattttacTGCATTGgttgataaggcgaagatcaCTGAGGAAGTAAAGCGCGCTGAGCCCCAGAACCGAGAGAGAGGTAGAAGCAAGAGGGATTTGAGACCTCGAGTTCGAtctagaggcctaagaaaaaggttaGAGTTGATGGACCGATCAGAGTTGGGGCTCTTATTAGTGCTACTGGTTAGCCACCATGTACTGACTGTGGTAGATTGCATCATGGCGAGTGTTGGAAAAGTAATGGGGCTTGTTTAAGGTGCAGTTCATTAGAGCACCATATTAGAGAGTGTCCGCGGAGgtctgatcagatgcaagctctggGTGCTGGTACTGCACCACCTTTGAGAGCAGTTCAGTAGCCACTGAGCGGCCGTGGTCaagccagaggtggtaatgggtTGGGCCGTGGTCAGAGAGCACTGGACAaaggtgctggtcatactgagcCGAGACAGCCGGCTCTACTTTATGCTGCACGTCGCCGAGAGAATGGAGATGCTCCAGATGTCATCACgggtacattttttatttataatgtaccttatactgcactgatagatatTGGATCCACTCACTGCTATATAGCTTGTACCATATCTGAAAACTTGGGTTTACTAATCGAGAGTACTATGAGTGAGGTCACTGTACTTAGTCTACTGGGACAATCGGTGAGGGTTAACAAACTATTTAGAGATGTTCCTCTAGAGGTTCAAGGGGCTATTTTTTTGGCTGATCTGATGAAACTGCcttttagagaatttgatttgatactgggaatggattggttggtcAAGCACCGAGTAAGCTTAGATTGTGCCATAAAAAGGGTTGTACTGAGAACAGTGGAACACAGTGAGGTAGTCGTAATTCGGGAGCGTCAGAATTACTTATCGAATGTGATTTCTGTGTTAAGGGACGAAATATTGGTTCGTAAGGGATTTGAGGTGTATCTAGCCTACATTAGTGTTTCAGATTCTAGAGACTCTTCGGTTAAGGATATTAAGACAGTTAAAGACTTTTTGAACGTTTTTCCCAAAGAGTTACCTAGGTTACCTACaaaccgtgaagttgagtttgggattgcgCTCCTTCctagtacagctccggtgtccatcgtcCCTTATAGAATGACTccgaaggagcttgtggagcttaaggctctgatttaagagttactggatcgtgggttcatttaccctagtgtgtctctgtggggagcaccagttctgtttgtgaaaaagaaagatggatccatgcgtatgtgcattgactaccggcaactgaataagttgaccatcaagaataagtaccccctactgATGATAggcgatctgtttgaccagttttgAGGTGCTTccattttctctaagattgacctCCGATCAAGGTatcaccagttgagagttaagaaGGTTGATGTACATGAGATAGCATTTaagactcgatatggtcattacgacttcctagtgatgccatttggactgatgaATGCACCGATAGCTTTTATGGCATCACTAGGAAGTCGTAATGACACAACAGCGACCttcatgagttatattggtggccaggtcttaaatGAGAGGTTACCGAATTTCTGGCTAAGtgtctgacttgccagcaggttaaggctgagcatcaattaccttcaggattgttgcagccagttaagattccattTTGGAAGTGGGAACGAGTGagtatggacttcgttagtgggttacccctcaCACCTACTAAAAATGATTctatttgggtcatcgtggattgatTGACTAAGTCCActgactactctctgcaaaagctggctaagctgtatgtgtttgagatagtgagactgcataggGTACCGATTTCAATAATATCTGATAAGGATCCTTGCTTCacgtctcgattctggaagaagctacaggaagctctgggtacaaggttggacttcagtactgcgttccatcctcaaacagatggacagcttgagagggtgattcagatattggaggatatgttgaggagttgtgtgattgacttctgaggcagttgggagaaCTATTTGCCGCTAgctgagtttgcctataataatagcttctAGTTGAGTatatagatggcaccttacgaggctctgcaTGGTCATAAGTGCCGTACTCTTTTGTGTTGGACTGAACTGGGTGAGCGACGAGCGTTGGGTCCTGAGTTGATTTTtgagactgaggataaggtctGGCTGATTAGGGACCGTCTGAAGGCAACTTCTGACAGGCAAAAGTCTTATACTAATCTGAAGAGGCtagagattgagtattctatgggggacttCGTGTTTCTGAAGGTCTTCCATTAgaagaaggttctgaggtttggtcgcaagggcaagctgagccctagatttattgggccttaccgcattTTGAGACGAGTGAAACTAGTTGCCtaccagttggagctacctcAGATTTGGATCAAAATGACGACGTGTTCTAgtatactcaatctccttacactTCAAATCTACATACGACTTTTGTTTGTTAGATACCGCCTTCAGTcgatcccgaatcagtctaactttGTCCTCGGattagaaaccaactcaggacgcagaacacgtcgctcacccaactcactCCAACAAGGAATACGACACCTACGActatataatgcctcgtaaggtgccatctgtatgctatactggtagctattgttatacgcaaactctaCTAGCGACAAGTAGTCCTCCCAAATGCCCCGAAAATCTATTatacaactccttaacatgtgctccagtatctaaatcaccctcacTGATagtccatctgtctgaggatggaacgtagtactgaagtctaaccttgtaCCCAGTGCTtcatgcagcttcttccaaaaccaAGATGTGgaacgaggatctctatcagatattatagaaatcggtaccccatgtaatctcactatcTCAGCCACATACAGTGTAGCTAGTTTTTGCAACGAGTAATCAGTATGAACTAGTATGAAATGGGAAGATTTGGTCAATCggtccacgatgacccataccgAATCCTTTTTAGAAGACGTTAGGGGCAGCCTATTTATGAAATCCACaattactctctcccacttccaaagtggaatcttaactggctgaagcaaccttgaaggcaactgatgttccgccttaacctgctggcaagtcagacatttactCAAAGTTGGTAACT
Protein-coding sequences here:
- the LOC107887618 gene encoding uncharacterized protein, translated to MSTKGTRGWGTRGCGRGRRGAQAGSSSSGNLPNFNTSEASTSPMTETGGVARVTANVAEYWKEAIERIMDDLDCTSEKKLKGVVSLLRDEGNRSVAEYEVEFMRLSRYARGVVVTEYERCVSFKDGLRDNLRVLMAPQRERDFTALVDKAKITEEVKRAEPQNRERGRSKRDLRPRVRSRGLRKRLELMDRSELGLLLVLLVSHHVLTVVDCIMASVGKPLSGRGQARGGNGLGRGQRALDKGAGHTEPRQPALLYAARRRENGDAPDVITGTFFIYNVPYTALIDIGSTHCYIACTISENLGLLIESTMSEVTVLSLLGQSVRVNKLFRDVPLEVQGAIFLADLMKLPFREFDLILGMDWLVKHRVSLDCAIKRVVLRTVEHSEVVVIRERQNYLSNVISVLRDEILVRKGFEVYLAYISVSDSRDSSVKDIKTVKDFLNVFPKELPRLPTNREVEFGIALLPSTAPVSIVPYRMTPKELVELKMAPYEALHGHKCRTLLCWTELGERRALGPELIFETEDKVWLIRDRLKATSDRQKSYTNLKRLEIEYSMGDFVFLKVFH